The Brevinema andersonii genome includes a window with the following:
- a CDS encoding TRAP transporter substrate-binding protein, whose translation MKKMVLLLLLLPALISCGAKETNKSGSGEQILKLSHNHAMGYPVDVAYRDFAKRVEEKSKGAFKVEIYPDAQLGDSRASVELAKSGVIQLAHINGAALEAFDDGFAVFNLPYIFKDNDHFVEVMNSDEVKKYFESTGDKGFITLMYLQSGARGFYTKNKPINTPEDLRGVKIRVQDSPTSIEMIKMLGGTPVTMNFGEVYTSLQQGVVDGAENNMPSFVQAGHAEVAKYFSESEHLRLADYLTMSSAFWNKLSEEEKQMFRDAANETSAQFEETWKIAEKAAFDDAVNKYNVAIATPDTTPFRRIVIPMHDAFAKKSPVLQKLINHIRTLEK comes from the coding sequence ATGAAAAAAATGGTACTACTATTATTATTGTTACCTGCGCTAATTTCATGTGGGGCAAAAGAAACTAATAAAAGTGGTTCTGGGGAACAAATTCTCAAATTATCGCATAATCATGCTATGGGTTATCCAGTTGATGTTGCGTATCGAGATTTTGCAAAGCGTGTCGAAGAAAAATCAAAAGGTGCTTTTAAAGTAGAAATTTATCCCGATGCTCAGCTTGGCGATTCTCGAGCTAGTGTGGAACTAGCAAAGTCCGGAGTTATACAGCTTGCTCATATCAACGGTGCTGCATTAGAGGCGTTTGACGATGGTTTTGCTGTGTTTAATTTACCATATATTTTTAAAGACAATGATCATTTTGTTGAGGTCATGAACAGTGATGAAGTTAAGAAATATTTCGAATCGACCGGAGATAAAGGATTTATTACTCTTATGTATCTGCAAAGTGGTGCTCGCGGTTTCTATACTAAAAACAAACCTATCAATACTCCGGAAGACTTGAGAGGAGTTAAAATTAGAGTACAAGATTCACCTACATCTATTGAGATGATAAAAATGCTCGGAGGTACTCCAGTTACTATGAATTTTGGTGAAGTATATACTTCGTTACAGCAAGGAGTGGTCGATGGTGCAGAAAATAATATGCCTTCTTTTGTGCAGGCTGGCCATGCCGAAGTAGCCAAATATTTTTCCGAAAGTGAACATCTTAGATTAGCAGATTATTTAACAATGAGTTCAGCATTTTGGAATAAGCTTTCCGAAGAGGAAAAACAAATGTTCCGTGATGCAGCCAATGAAACATCTGCACAGTTTGAAGAAACCTGGAAAATTGCTGAAAAAGCTGCTTTTGATGATGCTGTGAATAAGTATAATGTTGCTATTGCTACCCCAGATACAACTCCTTTCCGTAGAATTGTCATCCCAATGCATGATGCATTTGCAAAAAAATCTCCTGTCCTTCAAAAACTTATTAATCATATTCGGACGTTAGAAAAATAG
- a CDS encoding TRAP transporter small permease: protein MKMLNMLKDVLDIVLVKFLSFILLSLLACVCWQVFSRYALQFPSTFTEELVRFLLIWVGLLGAAYGFGMKAHLSLALLINKMNLNLRKICSIFIILLIIIFASTVLVYGGIKIMSVARDQLSSVLRIPVNIVYSVLPLSGMLIIFYQIYYLCIESRIK, encoded by the coding sequence ATGAAGATGTTAAATATGCTAAAAGATGTTTTGGATATCGTATTAGTGAAATTCTTGTCTTTTATTTTGTTATCTTTATTGGCATGTGTATGTTGGCAAGTTTTTTCACGATATGCTCTGCAGTTTCCTTCGACTTTTACAGAAGAATTAGTACGTTTTCTGCTTATATGGGTGGGCCTTTTAGGTGCAGCTTACGGCTTTGGGATGAAAGCTCATTTATCATTGGCACTTTTGATTAATAAAATGAATTTGAATCTCAGAAAAATTTGTTCTATTTTTATTATTTTACTCATTATTATATTTGCATCTACAGTACTTGTGTATGGAGGTATCAAAATTATGTCAGTGGCTAGGGATCAGTTGTCGTCTGTGCTTCGGATTCCTGTGAATATTGTTTATTCAGTGTTGCCGTTGAGCGGAATGCTGATTATTTTCTATCAAATTTATTATTTGTGTATTGAATCAAGGATTAAGTAA
- a CDS encoding TRAP transporter large permease — MSIEALTLILIFFGLLIIGMPISIAIALSSLSVMLFFLPFDMAVLTAAQAVANSLNSFSLLAIPLFIFSGSIMNTGGLAVRLINFAKLFIGNMPGPLFQINVLSNMLFGALSGSAIAAEVAVGKIIAPLQKKENYNIPLATAVNIASCPTGLLIPPSNTFIVYSLVSGGTSIAALFLAGYIPGILMGLGVMSVALFYSIKHKYPIQNKITSSEKIKIIVDALPSLLMIAIVIGGIVGGFFTATEGSGIAALYSLILSMLYKTLTWKKLQQIITETITMSGIVLFLVAASSIMSWVLSYSRIPQIVAQGMLSISNNPLVIIFLINIILLIVGAFMDMTPAILIFTPIFFPISQALGIHPVHFGIIMTFNLCIGICTPPVGSALFIGCSIGEISIEEVFPKLIPIFLVTIAILFLVTFIPELSLFLPRFAGLI; from the coding sequence ATGAGTATAGAAGCTTTAACGTTAATTTTAATATTCTTTGGGTTGTTGATTATTGGAATGCCTATTTCTATCGCAATAGCCCTATCATCATTAAGCGTTATGTTGTTTTTCCTGCCTTTCGATATGGCTGTCTTAACAGCAGCTCAGGCAGTTGCTAATTCTTTAAATTCCTTTTCTTTGCTGGCAATTCCATTGTTTATTTTTTCTGGGTCAATCATGAATACAGGCGGTTTGGCTGTACGCTTGATTAATTTTGCGAAATTATTTATTGGTAATATGCCAGGGCCTTTATTTCAGATTAATGTGTTATCAAATATGCTATTTGGTGCACTGTCTGGTTCGGCTATAGCTGCGGAAGTAGCTGTTGGTAAAATTATTGCTCCCCTTCAGAAAAAAGAAAATTATAATATTCCACTTGCAACTGCGGTGAATATAGCATCATGTCCTACAGGGTTGTTAATTCCACCAAGTAATACTTTTATTGTTTATTCTTTAGTCAGCGGAGGAACATCAATTGCTGCTTTGTTTTTAGCAGGTTATATTCCTGGAATCCTCATGGGTTTGGGCGTGATGAGTGTGGCACTTTTCTATTCGATAAAGCATAAATATCCGATTCAGAATAAAATAACGTCATCAGAAAAAATAAAAATTATTGTTGATGCGTTACCTAGTTTGTTGATGATTGCAATTGTAATCGGAGGTATTGTTGGAGGATTTTTTACTGCTACAGAAGGTTCCGGAATAGCAGCGCTTTATAGCTTGATTTTATCAATGCTGTATAAGACATTAACATGGAAAAAATTACAACAGATTATTACCGAAACCATCACAATGTCAGGGATAGTATTGTTTTTGGTAGCAGCATCGTCTATTATGTCATGGGTGTTGTCTTATTCCCGAATACCCCAAATTGTTGCGCAAGGAATGCTGTCAATCTCCAATAATCCTTTAGTAATTATTTTTCTGATTAATATTATTTTGCTAATCGTTGGTGCATTTATGGATATGACACCAGCTATATTGATTTTTACGCCTATTTTTTTCCCTATCTCTCAAGCCCTAGGTATTCATCCTGTGCATTTTGGGATTATTATGACTTTTAATTTATGTATTGGTATTTGTACTCCGCCTGTAGGCAGTGCGTTGTTTATCGGATGCAGTATAGGTGAAATTAGTATCGAAGAAGTATTTCCAAAATTAATACCTATTTTTCTTGTAACGATAGCGATTTTGTTTTTGGTTACTTTTATACCTGAATTGTCTTTGTTTTTGCCTAGATTTGCAGGTTTAATTTAG
- the eda gene encoding bifunctional 4-hydroxy-2-oxoglutarate aldolase/2-dehydro-3-deoxy-phosphogluconate aldolase codes for MLDQYISVPIIPVAVVNTKEELCHIAEYALEFLPALELTMRTEFAYEALTILAKEYPQLPRAAATVLSPQQADKIADLGTEIIISPGFQPILLEHCAKKKYSYIPGVTTPAEIEQCLAFGHKFLKFFPASVFGGVSWLQAVAPVYSHTNVKFMPLGGVKLENVKEYLSQPNVFSCGGSWLCPASLLEKKDWKKIYRRFKEAHELLKEIS; via the coding sequence ATGTTAGATCAATATATATCAGTCCCTATTATTCCTGTGGCGGTTGTCAATACCAAGGAAGAATTATGTCATATTGCTGAGTATGCGTTAGAATTTCTTCCTGCATTGGAATTAACAATGAGGACGGAATTTGCTTATGAAGCGTTAACTATTTTAGCAAAGGAATATCCTCAACTGCCGAGAGCTGCTGCAACTGTTTTAAGTCCTCAGCAGGCTGATAAAATAGCTGATTTAGGTACAGAGATTATTATTAGTCCTGGATTTCAGCCGATTCTTTTAGAACATTGTGCTAAGAAAAAGTATTCCTATATTCCTGGTGTTACTACTCCTGCAGAGATCGAGCAATGTCTTGCTTTCGGACATAAATTTTTGAAATTTTTCCCGGCATCTGTTTTTGGAGGTGTGTCTTGGCTGCAAGCTGTAGCTCCTGTATATAGTCATACGAATGTGAAATTTATGCCTCTTGGCGGTGTAAAATTAGAAAATGTTAAAGAATATTTGAGTCAACCAAATGTATTTTCTTGTGGCGGATCTTGGCTCTGTCCTGCGTCTCTGCTCGAGAAAAAAGACTGGAAGAAAATTTACAGACGATTTAAAGAAGCTCATGAATTATTAAAGGAGATCTCATAA
- a CDS encoding sugar kinase, whose product MSYIVGFGELMLRLSAPNYERLFQSPELIATFGGGEANVCVSCARFGLPSRFLSAFPKNALGEKAAELLRGQNVDTSCIYWGEGRLGVYFLEKGANQRGSTVIYDRDDSVISHAKPADFDFDKAFQNAEWLHISGITPALSQDAADLTLSVVLEAKKRNVKVSCDLNYRKKLWAYGKKASDIMPNIVKNVDLLIANEEDIQLSLGMELAADVTKGHLEPQNYKPLLQDVLRQYPNVKAVATTLRESINANHNNWSAVLYQNETLYISKKYMITNIVDRVGGGDSFAAALLSGLHFFDDPQKSLEFAVAASCLKHSIEGDWNLVSKKEVLALMDGDGSGRVQR is encoded by the coding sequence ATGTCTTATATTGTAGGTTTTGGAGAGTTGATGCTTCGGCTATCTGCTCCTAATTATGAAAGATTGTTTCAAAGCCCTGAATTAATTGCTACTTTTGGAGGAGGGGAAGCAAATGTTTGTGTTTCCTGTGCTCGGTTTGGGTTGCCTTCGCGCTTTTTATCTGCATTTCCAAAAAATGCTTTGGGAGAAAAAGCGGCAGAGTTACTACGCGGGCAAAACGTTGATACTTCATGTATTTATTGGGGAGAAGGTCGTTTAGGGGTTTATTTCCTTGAAAAAGGAGCTAATCAGCGGGGTTCCACTGTAATTTATGATAGGGATGACTCTGTTATTTCTCATGCTAAACCTGCTGACTTTGATTTTGATAAAGCATTTCAGAATGCTGAATGGTTACATATTTCAGGTATTACTCCGGCGCTTAGTCAAGATGCTGCTGACTTAACTTTATCTGTGGTTTTGGAAGCAAAAAAACGAAATGTAAAAGTATCCTGTGACTTGAATTATAGAAAAAAACTGTGGGCTTATGGGAAAAAAGCATCGGATATTATGCCAAATATCGTTAAAAATGTTGATCTTTTAATTGCTAATGAAGAAGATATTCAGTTGTCTTTAGGTATGGAGCTTGCGGCTGATGTAACAAAAGGACACTTGGAACCTCAAAATTACAAACCACTGCTTCAGGATGTATTGCGCCAATATCCTAACGTAAAAGCTGTTGCAACAACTTTACGTGAAAGTATTAATGCTAATCATAATAATTGGAGTGCTGTTCTTTATCAAAATGAAACACTCTATATCTCTAAAAAATACATGATTACCAATATTGTGGATAGAGTCGGCGGGGGTGACTCGTTTGCTGCTGCCTTATTAAGTGGTTTACACTTTTTTGACGATCCGCAAAAGTCATTGGAATTTGCAGTTGCAGCATCCTGCCTTAAACATAGTATTGAAGGTGACTGGAATCTTGTCTCCAAAAAAGAAGTTTTGGCATTGATGGATGGAGACGGTTCAGGACGTGTGCAACGTTAA
- a CDS encoding SDR family oxidoreductase, with the protein MNLPFRVDLHDQVVVITGAGGILCSDMAKALALCGAKVAVADKALAAAQQVADEIKALGGNALAVGFDVLEPEEITTARKQILDAWGKIDILVNGAGGNSPRATTTMENFTPEFLTHKTPEDISFFDLKFQDMSWVMNLNLFGTVLPCQVFAEPMVQAQKGNIINISSMNAFTPLTKIPMYSAGKAAVSNFTQWLATYLAPVGIRVNAIAPGFFETAQNYNLLHTQDGSLSARAQKIINGTPMARFGVPQDLIGAILYLASDEASGFVSGVNMPIDGAFSAYSGV; encoded by the coding sequence ATGAACTTGCCATTTAGAGTGGATTTGCACGATCAAGTAGTTGTTATTACGGGAGCTGGCGGCATTTTATGCAGCGATATGGCGAAAGCCTTAGCATTGTGTGGTGCAAAAGTGGCCGTTGCTGATAAGGCATTAGCGGCTGCCCAGCAGGTTGCTGATGAAATTAAAGCCTTAGGTGGGAATGCGTTAGCAGTTGGGTTTGATGTCTTGGAGCCAGAAGAAATTACTACTGCTCGGAAACAAATTTTAGATGCATGGGGTAAAATTGATATTTTGGTTAACGGTGCCGGTGGTAACTCTCCCCGTGCTACAACTACAATGGAAAACTTTACTCCTGAATTTCTTACTCATAAAACTCCTGAAGATATATCTTTTTTTGATTTGAAATTTCAAGATATGTCATGGGTGATGAATTTAAATCTATTTGGTACGGTTTTGCCTTGTCAAGTTTTTGCTGAACCAATGGTGCAAGCGCAAAAAGGTAATATTATTAATATTTCTTCAATGAATGCTTTTACTCCTTTAACAAAAATTCCCATGTACAGTGCCGGAAAAGCGGCAGTCAGTAATTTTACTCAATGGCTTGCTACTTATTTGGCGCCTGTTGGGATTCGTGTGAATGCTATTGCACCTGGTTTTTTTGAGACGGCTCAAAATTATAATTTGCTGCATACTCAAGATGGATCCTTATCTGCTAGAGCGCAGAAAATTATTAATGGGACACCAATGGCTCGGTTTGGGGTTCCTCAAGACCTTATTGGCGCAATTTTATACTTGGCGAGCGATGAAGCGAGTGGTTTTGTCAGCGGTGTCAATATGCCGATTGACGGGGCATTTTCTGCTTATTCCGGAGTTTAG
- the uxuA gene encoding mannonate dehydratase, which yields MYMTFRWYGKNDPISLNFIRQIPSMKGIVCSLYDEPTGNVWEYQKIADLKKEIESYNLNFKVIESVPVHEDIKLGKVSRDQYIENYIATLHNLAKAGLEVITYNFMPVFDWTRTSLDTPFPDGSNALTYKHEDILNMNPTSPDLTLPAWVKYSREELTALLEAYKEVDEEKLWDNLGYFLKAIIPVAEELNLKMAIHPDDPPWSIFGLPRIITDKKALERVLSIVDAPANGLCFCTGSLGVSPENDCVDMVKTFAGKKRIHFAHARNVRIDGNKDFSEVAHSKDYGDVNFVKILKAYKEAGFDGPIRPDHGRMIWDEKGLAGYGLYDRALGAVYLQGIWDTLTD from the coding sequence ATGTATATGACATTCCGTTGGTATGGAAAAAATGATCCTATCAGTTTGAATTTTATACGTCAGATTCCTTCTATGAAAGGAATTGTTTGTTCTTTGTATGATGAGCCTACGGGTAATGTTTGGGAATATCAAAAAATTGCTGATTTGAAAAAAGAAATAGAATCTTACAATTTAAATTTCAAAGTTATCGAAAGCGTGCCTGTGCATGAAGATATTAAATTAGGGAAAGTCTCACGCGATCAATATATTGAAAATTACATTGCTACACTTCATAATCTGGCGAAAGCAGGTTTAGAAGTGATTACTTATAATTTCATGCCTGTTTTTGATTGGACGCGTACGTCTTTGGATACTCCGTTTCCTGATGGTTCTAATGCTTTAACATATAAGCATGAAGATATTCTTAATATGAATCCTACATCTCCTGATTTAACACTGCCGGCTTGGGTTAAATATTCGCGAGAAGAATTGACTGCTTTGTTGGAGGCTTATAAGGAAGTAGATGAAGAAAAATTGTGGGATAATTTAGGATACTTTTTAAAAGCTATTATTCCTGTTGCTGAAGAATTAAATTTAAAAATGGCTATTCATCCGGATGATCCTCCATGGTCTATTTTTGGTCTTCCGCGTATTATAACTGACAAAAAAGCTTTAGAAAGAGTACTCTCTATTGTTGATGCTCCAGCAAACGGACTGTGTTTTTGTACAGGTTCGCTAGGGGTATCCCCTGAAAACGACTGTGTAGATATGGTAAAGACATTTGCTGGCAAAAAACGCATTCATTTTGCTCATGCGAGAAATGTGCGGATTGACGGAAATAAAGATTTTTCTGAAGTTGCGCATTCAAAAGATTATGGGGATGTGAATTTTGTTAAAATTTTAAAAGCCTATAAGGAAGCTGGATTTGACGGTCCCATCAGACCAGATCACGGCCGTATGATCTGGGATGAGAAGGGTTTGGCTGGATATGGTTTGTATGATCGTGCACTGGGTGCTGTTTATTTACAGGGTATTTGGGATACTTTAACTGATTAG
- the uxaC gene encoding glucuronate isomerase encodes MKTFITDSFLLHSDIAGTLYHDFAEDMPIVDYHSHLSPLEIAQDRHYRSITELWLEGDHYKWRAMRTAGINENLITGSRGKSEFDKEVFHAWASVVPQTLGNPLYHWTHLELLRYFNVDELFNSHSADKIYDQTNEMIADDSFSTQNLIKKFQVEFVGTTDDPIDSLEYHKQLQDINFECHVKPSWRPDKIIKIEGEAFSQYIEALGKTVNIEIRNLQDLIEVITQRILYFQDRGCSIADHGLDEFVFIKNFDYNVAVGTFEKALSGNMLDENEILHYKSWILTFLGQQYSKLNWVMQLHIGALRNNNSLMLRKLGPDSGFDSINDKNYAPELSAYLDTLNNDGSLPKTILYCLNPRDNEMIAAMIGNFQGGEIAKIQFGSGWWFNDQKNGMYCQMNTLAALGLLPRFVGMLTDSRSFLSFPRHEYFRRILCNLIGTWVEQGEAPNDLNYLGTIIKDICYNNAVNYFGIK; translated from the coding sequence ATGAAAACTTTTATTACAGATAGTTTTCTTCTTCATTCTGATATTGCTGGCACATTATATCATGATTTTGCAGAAGATATGCCTATTGTGGATTATCATTCTCATCTTTCGCCTTTGGAAATTGCTCAAGATCGGCATTATCGTTCGATCACAGAATTGTGGCTAGAAGGAGATCATTATAAATGGCGTGCTATGCGTACCGCAGGGATAAATGAAAACTTAATTACAGGATCCAGAGGAAAATCAGAATTTGATAAAGAAGTGTTTCATGCTTGGGCATCGGTTGTACCACAAACTTTAGGAAATCCTTTATATCATTGGACTCATTTAGAATTGCTTCGGTATTTTAATGTTGATGAGTTATTCAATTCTCATTCAGCTGACAAAATATATGATCAAACTAATGAGATGATTGCTGATGATAGTTTTTCTACTCAAAATTTGATAAAAAAATTCCAGGTAGAATTTGTAGGGACAACCGATGATCCTATTGATAGCTTGGAATATCATAAACAGCTACAGGATATAAATTTTGAATGTCATGTCAAACCATCTTGGCGTCCTGATAAAATTATTAAAATTGAAGGAGAGGCATTTTCTCAGTATATTGAGGCTTTGGGGAAAACTGTAAATATCGAAATCCGTAATTTACAAGACTTGATTGAAGTAATAACTCAAAGGATATTATATTTTCAAGATAGGGGTTGTTCTATTGCGGATCATGGGTTAGATGAATTTGTGTTTATTAAAAATTTCGATTATAATGTAGCGGTAGGAACTTTTGAGAAAGCATTATCCGGTAATATGCTTGATGAAAATGAAATTTTACATTATAAAAGTTGGATTTTAACTTTCTTAGGGCAACAATATTCAAAGCTTAATTGGGTTATGCAGCTTCATATTGGAGCGCTTAGGAATAATAATTCTTTAATGCTCCGAAAATTGGGTCCGGATTCAGGATTTGATTCGATTAACGATAAAAATTATGCTCCTGAATTGTCTGCTTATTTGGATACTCTTAATAATGATGGTTCTTTACCTAAAACTATATTATATTGTTTGAATCCCAGAGACAATGAAATGATAGCAGCTATGATCGGTAATTTTCAAGGTGGAGAAATTGCAAAAATACAATTTGGTTCAGGATGGTGGTTTAATGATCAAAAAAATGGTATGTACTGTCAAATGAATACATTAGCTGCTTTAGGTCTTTTACCTAGATTTGTTGGTATGTTAACTGATTCCCGTAGTTTTTTATCGTTTCCAAGGCATGAATATTTCCGCAGGATTCTCTGTAACCTTATTGGCACATGGGTAGAGCAAGGAGAAGCTCCTAATGATTTAAATTATTTAGGCACAATTATAAAAGATATTTGTTATAATAATGCTGTCAATTACTTTGGTATAAAATAA
- a CDS encoding lysophospholipid acyltransferase family protein, producing the protein MKAKALFQTLVYNIFFPLYTYLIGAPIVIIAILLKNYKFVGWFNHNWGKAAFACIFQKFEVVGEQYINPQKRYLIVSNHGSSYDIPAILSIIESPISWVIKDALLKMPVMNILFLLGMGIPIPRSNARESQKRILKHIEVLRQSMDPNIVIFPEGTRSITGELNPFKRGFTKIMKNYQMDILPITLCGFYKFAPRNRFLLNPTSKLKIIVHPPISYEQAKNIDEKLLAKQIQQQIKSVYYP; encoded by the coding sequence ATGAAAGCAAAAGCATTGTTTCAAACACTAGTATATAATATTTTTTTTCCTTTGTACACCTATCTAATAGGAGCTCCTATTGTGATAATTGCTATTTTGTTGAAGAATTATAAATTTGTAGGGTGGTTTAATCATAATTGGGGTAAAGCAGCTTTTGCTTGTATCTTTCAAAAGTTTGAAGTGGTCGGAGAACAATATATTAATCCGCAAAAACGTTATCTTATTGTTAGCAATCACGGATCTAGTTATGATATACCAGCTATTTTGTCTATCATAGAAAGTCCAATATCTTGGGTGATTAAAGATGCATTATTAAAAATGCCTGTTATGAATATTTTGTTTTTATTAGGGATGGGGATTCCTATACCGCGATCTAATGCTCGCGAATCACAAAAACGCATTTTAAAACATATTGAAGTATTAAGACAAAGTATGGATCCAAATATAGTTATTTTTCCTGAAGGTACACGCAGTATTACGGGTGAATTAAATCCTTTTAAAAGAGGATTTACTAAGATTATGAAAAATTATCAGATGGATATTCTTCCGATAACATTGTGCGGTTTCTATAAATTTGCTCCTCGGAATCGTTTTTTGTTAAATCCTACCAGTAAATTAAAAATTATTGTTCATCCTCCTATTAGTTATGAACAGGCAAAAAATATAGATGAAAAACTATTAGCGAAGCAGATACAACAACAAATTAAATCAGTTTATTATCCATAA
- a CDS encoding segregation and condensation protein A produces MRSPINQNYIYLKNFEGPLELLDELIGTSKINITEIELAQVTEQYLAYIKAMQEFDIDLASEFFVVAATLIYSKTKKLMPVLNENLEEEIDEYELLNRLREYRFYRLLAKKMEEYLDKGSMYFTRGYFFPILGETEKKEISELMLGDLLVIIAKYRGAFVKKAIPVKRRQVTVEQKVQKILLMLSHAKNLKFSLMVLDEEDKPNKIAAFLGVADLVYRQKISVFQKENFNDFSIIKK; encoded by the coding sequence ATGAGGTCTCCTATCAATCAGAATTATATTTATTTGAAAAATTTTGAAGGACCTTTAGAATTGCTGGATGAATTGATTGGTACTTCAAAAATCAACATTACGGAGATTGAATTAGCTCAAGTCACAGAACAATATTTGGCGTATATTAAAGCAATGCAAGAATTTGATATTGATTTAGCTTCTGAATTTTTCGTTGTTGCAGCGACACTTATTTACAGCAAAACCAAAAAATTAATGCCTGTTCTGAACGAAAATTTAGAAGAAGAAATCGATGAATATGAGCTATTAAATCGTTTGCGTGAATATCGATTTTATCGTTTGTTAGCTAAGAAAATGGAAGAATATCTCGATAAGGGATCAATGTATTTTACACGTGGATATTTTTTTCCTATTTTAGGTGAAACAGAAAAAAAAGAAATATCAGAACTAATGCTGGGTGATTTATTAGTTATAATTGCAAAGTACCGCGGGGCTTTTGTAAAGAAAGCTATTCCAGTTAAGCGTCGGCAAGTAACAGTTGAACAAAAAGTGCAGAAGATTTTATTAATGCTTTCTCATGCTAAAAATTTAAAATTTAGTCTTATGGTGTTAGATGAAGAAGATAAACCTAATAAAATTGCTGCCTTTTTAGGTGTTGCTGATCTTGTTTATCGACAAAAAATCTCTGTTTTTCAAAAAGAAAATTTTAATGACTTTAGTATTATAAAAAAGTAA
- the scpB gene encoding SMC-Scp complex subunit ScpB, whose product MLFLNKTYSRDQIKGLLEAILFVHGKPVDTNKLVLWLSITIQELEKLIHEVNTDFVERSSGFTIIAVAGGYQLMTNPIFKDEMRELFGSKEENKLSQTSMEILAIIAYRQPISKEQIDKIRGVNSSRALNTLLGHKLIDIVENDKILGEPMYGTTKRFLEVFRLQNLNELPAPENIDFGLLSVSSDNDLF is encoded by the coding sequence ATGCTTTTTTTAAATAAAACTTATTCCCGAGATCAAATAAAAGGACTATTAGAAGCCATATTGTTTGTACATGGAAAGCCTGTAGATACAAATAAATTAGTTTTATGGCTTAGTATCACTATTCAAGAACTAGAAAAACTGATTCATGAAGTGAATACTGATTTTGTAGAAAGAAGTTCTGGTTTTACGATTATTGCTGTTGCGGGTGGTTATCAATTAATGACTAATCCTATTTTTAAAGATGAAATGAGAGAACTTTTTGGTTCTAAGGAAGAAAATAAATTATCTCAAACATCCATGGAGATATTAGCTATTATTGCATATCGGCAACCTATTTCAAAAGAGCAAATTGATAAAATACGAGGTGTGAATAGTTCTCGTGCGTTAAATACTTTATTAGGGCATAAATTAATTGATATTGTTGAAAATGATAAAATACTTGGGGAACCGATGTATGGTACAACGAAGCGATTTTTAGAGGTTTTCCGTTTACAAAATCTCAATGAATTGCCTGCACCGGAAAATATAGATTTTGGACTTTTATCAGTCTCTTCTGATAATGATTTATTTTAA
- a CDS encoding 5-oxoproline transporter, DUF969 family subunit, which translates to MFRLIGISIIILGFILKLDTIAVIIIAGFISGLVSGTDLIEILSLLVQAFLDTCCMSIFLITLPVMGMLERYGLRNTAANIILNLKNATVTKIFSIFLIMRLGLEALGVRLSGHIEFIRPLLYPMVESTQAPKDSSFL; encoded by the coding sequence ATGTTCCGGTTGATTGGAATTTCGATTATTATTTTAGGATTTATTCTTAAATTAGATACAATAGCGGTCATTATTATTGCAGGATTTATCTCTGGTTTAGTATCAGGTACGGATTTGATAGAAATTTTATCTTTGTTGGTGCAGGCTTTTTTAGATACGTGTTGCATGTCTATTTTTTTGATTACACTACCTGTGATGGGGATGTTGGAGCGTTATGGACTTCGAAATACTGCTGCCAATATTATTTTAAATCTTAAGAATGCTACAGTAACTAAAATATTTAGTATTTTTTTGATTATGAGGTTGGGATTGGAGGCGCTAGGAGTGCGTTTAAGTGGACATATTGAGTTTATTCGTCCTCTGTTGTATCCTATGGTTGAAAGCACTCAAGCTCCGAAAGATTCATCCTTTCTTTAA
- a CDS encoding DUF969 family protein yields MHWKITEIFFGRDIFVAHAGVLLIVGTLRELGCILKNSNISLVVYPALFL; encoded by the coding sequence ATGCACTGGAAAATTACGGAAATTTTTTTTGGTCGAGATATTTTTGTTGCTCATGCTGGTGTTTTGTTAATTGTTGGTACATTGCGGGAATTAGGTTGTATACTGAAAAATAGCAATATTTCATTAGTAGTTTATCCTGCTTTATTTCTCTAA